From Manduca sexta isolate Smith_Timp_Sample1 chromosome 21, JHU_Msex_v1.0, whole genome shotgun sequence, the proteins below share one genomic window:
- the LOC115451324 gene encoding chymotrypsin-1-like → MLLQEALTLFIFYTLFGSSLQDIKPKCSKCIFYGKEANIREFPYFAALKGCGAAILSDTWLVTAAHCVENPRMNPGNKVWVGGESISNSQEITFKRTVIHPQYRTLQQIPINDIALLELTNKLNFTDKIKPIRLGVGRGSKVLFVGKGLDETGRESKSIKKLELTRLTTKQCLSEIPPNMQRIVLPYIKELEKVNICARRTEDQPGICMGDSGSPLTQNNQLIGLASYVGNKDCRKTRLNFFTNVPTYTSWIKSVTKLK, encoded by the exons ATGCTGTTGCAAGAAGCActtacgttatttattttttatacgttattCGGCAGTTCTTTACAAg ATATTAAGCCGAAGTGTTCCAAGTGTATCTTTTACGGGAAGGAGGCGAACATCCGCGAGTTTCCCTATTTCGCAGCCCTCAAAGGATGTGGGGCAGCCATCCTGTCCGACACTTGGCTTGTTACTGCTGCGCACTGCGTCGAAAACCCTAGAAT GAATCCAGGCAACAAAGTTTGGGTAGGCGGAGAGAGCATTTCCAACAGCCAAGAGATCACTTTCAAGAGAACCGTTATCCACCCACAATACAGGACTTTGCAGCAAATTCCAATCAATGACATAGCCCTGCTAGAACTCACGAACAAATTGAATTTCACCGACAAAATCAAGCCAATAAGACTTGGTGTTGGTCGTGGATCCAAGGTGCTGTTTGTTGGCAAAGGGCTCGATGAG ACCGGTCGTGAATCTAAGTCTATAAAGAAATTGGAACTCACAAGGCTGACGACCAAGCAGTGTTTGAGTGAAATCCCACCAAACATGCAACGCATAGTCTTACCTTATATCAAGGAGTTGGAGAAGGTCAATATCTGCGCGAGACGAACTGAAGATCAACCGGGTATATGCATG GGTGACTCCGGCAGTCCACTGACTCAGAATAATCAGCTGATAGGGCTCGCGTCGTACGTCGGCAACAAAGACTGTCGTAAGACCAGGCTAAATTTCTTCACCAACGTCCCCACATATACATCCTGGATCAAGTCCGTCACTAAATTGAAGTGA